One genomic segment of Labrus bergylta chromosome 17, fLabBer1.1, whole genome shotgun sequence includes these proteins:
- the tnca gene encoding tenascin isoform X4 — translation MGTRGLLGCLLIAALLGSSHAGLVKKILRHRRQTLTPPDEHNVSLPSADHPVVFNHVYNINVPASSLCSVNLDDPEGTQPLLPNDAPASLGRRVDEHTVDGDNQIVFTHRINIPRRACGCADDLPGLKDLMSRLEMLEGEVSALRDQCSVDGGCCGAQVTGDVGTKPYCNGHGNYSSESCGCVCEPGWTGPNCTEPECPDNCQNRGRCSDGKCECFKGFGGDDCALQVCTVDCGEHGQCVGGVCVCSDGYLGNDCSQTECLNNCRGRGRCEDGECVCEEPWTGSDCAELICPKDCYDRGRCVNGTCYCDDGFAGEDCGERTCPHDCNGNGFCVDGRCVCIAGFSGDDCAQLTCINDCNDRGTCFNGVCICDAGYQGEDCSQLACLNNCNHRGQCINGQCACDVGFVGDDCSELSCPSNCLNRGRCVNGQCVCEEGFAGEDCSIRTCPSNCYGRGECVDGRCKCHTGFMGTDCGELSCPNDCQSRGRCVDGQCVCDEGFTGEDCGQKACPNDCLGRGHCADGTCVCREGYSGDDCSVLACPGNCNSRGRCVDGKCACESGYRGESCAELSCLNDCQDQGRCEDGRCVCDEGYIGDDCSEVSPPKDLTVSEVTSDTVDLAWNNEMLVTEYLVTFVPTSPGGLLQEFTVSGDKTAATVKELEPGLEYLISVYAVLSNKRSVPISARVATDLPQPEGLIFKSVRETTVEVVWDQLDFPFDGWEIYFRNTKEENGKVLSTVSSSQNQFLQSGLGPGQEYEVSLNIVKNDTRGPPTSKRVTTRIDGPRQVEVKDVTDSSALIGWSQPLAPVDRITLSYGPGSAPSDKTSVEVPPPDKQYSIDGLQPDTEYSVSLTSRSGDVSSDPVLTTFTTALDGPRNLQVVSQTEDSIALEWTNSRADVGSYRVKFSPISGASHGEDLFPRGPGETTGATITGLKPGTEYGIGVTAVKNERESLPATTNAATDIDPPTDFEEVESTETSLTLRWRKPEAKVGAYRLVYATGDGLIEIEEIPAAATSHVLTGLTPGMSYTLTLAAERGLKRSSPVTISASTASFTFYLADSDDRELTTPTGAEDNVISFSNLDPSVPRFSGAEPEDELGALTISGVTPEGFDLSWKLSARTVYDGFTVEYTDTQGLSDVREIQLPGDATASRIQGLEASTEYQIKLSGISGSQRSALLEAVAVTATKPTSPDVLTLRIKNAQTTPQTARDTQQTQTPEPLNTEAPPTTEAPPISTAPPTHVAPPIAEAPPTHVAPPIAEAPPTHVAPPISEAPPASDSDVMSSGAEPESSILDVVRNLTVNVSSSSVSLMWSAPDEAFDSFSVEVSASSKTHLTSLPGNIRKAEIEGLTPSTQYNITLHGLVEGKRSLPLTVFATTAELKPSVVNLTISDKTWDGFTASWRPVDGEFETFVIEVTNLENFAESQNLTVSGDALSLGISGLNPNTSYMVGLFGMHQGSFLEPLYIEATTEAEPEVEHLFVSDVTADGFRVSWAANDDLFDRFVIKVRDGKRLAHPQEYSVRGDERTKVLTGLMGGTEYEIELYGVSLDQRSQPITGVAQTGLSTPKGLHFSEVTDSSAVVHWSMPRSPVDNYRVTYIPFEGGSPMSLTVDGGVFETLLPNMIPGKVYQVIVSAVKGLEESDPSTDTVTTGLDKPQGLIAVNVTDTSALLLWQPSVATVDGYVITYSVDSVSPVVEHVSGNIVEFEMDSLFPGTHYTVGVHAMREAQKSDSAVTDFTTDVDPPRDLTAVNIQTDSATLTWRPPQAAVTGYTLTFTSADGTIREVVLSETASSYSMAQLTGSTEYNVRLQAIAGAQRSRHVNTVFTTIGQLYRRPKDCAQILLNGERTSGLYTIYVGGEETQPIQVYCDMTTDGGGWLVLLRRQNGKLEFYRNWKNYTAGFGNMNNEFWLGLSNLHKITNSGHYELRVDLRDKGESAYAQYDKLTIAEPRTRYKIYIGAYSGTAGDSMTYHQGRPFSTYDNDNDIAVTNCALSYKGAFWYKNCHRVNLMGKYGDDSHSKGINWFHWKGHEHSIEFAEMKIRPANFRNFESRKKRS, via the exons ATGGGTACGAGAGGCCTTCTGGGCTGCCTCCTCATAGCCGCCTTGCTCGGCTCATCGCATGCTGGGCTCGTGAAGAAAATCCTGCGGCATCGACGGCAGACCCTGACGCCCCCTGATGAGCACAACGTCAGCCTGCCCAGTGCGGACCACCCTGTGGTTTTCAACCACGTCTACAACATCAACGTCCCTGCCAGCTCTCTGTGCTCGGTGAACCTGGACGATCCGGAGGGCACGCAGCCGCTGCTCCCCAACGATGCCCCGGCCTCTCTGGGCCGTCGGGTCGACGAGCACACGGTGGACGGGGACAACCAGATCGTCTTCACCCATCGGATCAACATACCGCGGCGGGCCTGTGGATGTGCGGACGACCTGCCGGGCCTCAAAGACCTCATGAGCCGGCTGGAGATGCTGGAAGGAGAAGTCTCAGCTTTGAGGGATCAGTGCAGTGTGGACGGGGGCTGCTGCGGCGCACAGGTCACAG GTGATGTGGGAACTAAACCGTACTGCAACGGTCATGGGAACTACAGCTCTGAATCCTGCGGCTGTGTGTGCGAGCCCGGCTGGACGGGACCCAACTGCACTGAACCCGAGTGTCCCGACAACTGCCAGAACCGAGGCCGCTGCTCGGACGGAAAGTGCGAGTGCTTCAAAGGCTTCGGCGGAGATGACTGCGCGCTCCAGGTCTGCACCGTGGACTGTGGAGAACACGGGCAGTGCGTTGGGGGTGTTTGCGTCTGCTCGGACGGTTACCTGGGCAATGACTGCTCTCAGACCGAGTGCCTCAACAACTGCCGGGGCCGCGGCCGCTGCGAGGACGGAGAGTGCGTGTGCGAGGAACCGTGGACCGGCTCGGACTGCGCCGAACTCATCTGCCCCAAAGACTGCTACGACCGCGGGCGGTGCGTGAACGGGACCTGCTACTGCGACGACGGGTTCGCCGGGGAAGACTGCGGGGAACGCACCTGTCCGCACGATTGCAACGGCAACGGTTTCTGCGTGGACGGCCGCTGCGTCTGCATCGCCGGCTTCAGCGGGGATGACTGCGCCCAACTCACCTGCATCAACGATTGTAACGACAGGGGGACATGCTTCAATGGCGTGTGCATCTGTGATGCCGGTTACCAAGGCGAGGACTGCAGCCAGCTGGCGTGCTTGAATAACTGCAACCACAGAGGCCAGTGTATCAACGGGCAGTGCGCCTGCGACGTTGGCTTCGTGGGCGACGACTGCTCCGAGCTCTCCTGCCCGAGCAACTGCCTGAACCGCGGCCGGTGCGTTAACGGCCAGTGCGTGTGCGAGGAAGGCTTCGCCGGCGAGGACTGCAGCATCAGGACCTGCCCCTCGAACTGCTACGGCCGCGGCGAATGCGTAGACGGACGCTGCAAGTGTCACACGGGCTTCATGGGCACAGACTGCGGCGAGCTGAGCTGCCCCAACGACTGCCAGAGCCGCGGGCGCTGCGTCGACGGGCAGTGCGTTTGCGACGAGGGCTTCACCGGGGAGGACTGCGGTCAGAAGGCGTGTCCCAACGACTGCCTGGGCCGCGGTCACTGCGCCGACGGGACGTGCGTCTGTCGGGAAGGCTACTCAGGAGATGACTGCTCCGTGCTCGCGTGTCCGGGTAACTGcaacagcagggggcgctgcgtCGATGGGAAGTGCGCTTGTGAGAGCGGGTACCGAGGAGAGAGCTGTGCAGAGCTGAGCTGCCTCAACGACTGTCAGGACCAAGGTCGCTGCGAGGACGGCCGGTGCGTCTGTGACGAGGGATACATCGGAGACGACTGCTCAGAAG TGTCTCCTCCAAAGGACCTGACAGTCAGCGAGGTCACCAGTGACACGGTGGACCTGGCCTGGAACAACGAGATGCTGGTCACTGAGTACCTCGTGACCTTTGTGCCCACCAGTCCCGGCGGTCTCCTCCAGGAGTTCACCGTGTCAGGAGATAAAACAGCAGCCACAGTGAAAGAGCTGGAACCGGGACTGGAGTACCTGATCAGCGTCTACGCTGTTCTGAGCAACAAGAGGAGCGTCCCCATCAGCGCCCGGGTCGCTACAG ATCTTCCACAGCCAGAGGGTCTCATCTTCAAATCAGTGAGAGAGACCACGGTGGAGGTGGTGTGGGACCAGCTGGACTTCCCCTTCGATGGCTGGGAGATCTATTTCCGCAACACG aaagaggaaaatggAAAAGTCTTGAGCACCGTTTCAAGCTCCCAGAACCAGTTCCTCCAGTCGGGCCTCGGACCGGGCCAGGAGTACGAAGTCTCCCTCAACATCGTCAAGAATGACACCAGAGGACCCCCGACATCCAAAAGAGTTACGACCA ggaTTGACGGCCCCCGGCAGGTGGAGGTGAAGGATGTCACAGACTCCTCCGCTCTGATTGGATGGTCTCAGCCGCTGGCTCCAGTGGACAGAATCACCTTGTCTTACGGGCCCGGCTCCGCCCCCTCAGATAAAACCAGCGTGGAGGTTCCTCCTCCAGACAAGCAGTACAGCATCGACGGCCTGCAGCCCGACACCGAGTACAGCGTGTCGCTCACTTCAAGGAGCGGAGACGTCAGCAGTGATCCTGTCCTGACCACATTCACTACAG CCCTGGATGGTCCCAGAAACCTGCAGGTCGTTTCCCAGACAGAGGACAGCATCGCTCTGGAGTGGACGAACAGTCGAGCCGACGTCGGCAGCTATCGAGTGAAATTCAGCCCCATCTCTGGAGCGAGCCACGGCGAGGATCTGTTCCCACGAGGGCCGGGAGAAACCACCGGAGCTACTATCACAG GGCTGAAGCCGGGGACGGAGTATGGGATCGGAGTGACTGCTGTgaagaatgagagagagagcctcCCTGCTACAACCAACGCAGCGACTG ACATCGACCCTCCCACTGATTTCGAGGAAGTGGAGTCCACAGAGACGTCCCTCACCTTGAGGTGGCGGAAACCGGAGGCCAAGGTGGGCGCCTACAGGCTGGTGTACGCCACCGGAGACGGCCTGATCGAGATCGAGGAGATCCCGGCCGCGGCGACGAGCCACGTTCTCACCGGCCTGACTCCTGGGATGAGCTACACCCTCACtctggctgcagagagaggtCTCAAGAGGAGCTCGCCCGTCACAATATCTGCATCCACAG cctctttcacattttatttagcTGACTCTGACGACCGTGAGCTAACGACTCCTACAGGCGCCGAGGACAATGTCATTAGCTTTTCAAATTTAGATCCCTCTGTGCCTCGCTTCTCTGGGGCGGAGCCTGAGGACGAGCTCGGAGCGCTGACGATTTCGGGCGTCACGCCTGAAGGATTTGACCTCTCGTGGAAACTGAGCGCTCGCACAGTTTATGACGGTTTCACAGTCGAgtatacagacacacagggaCTGTCAGACGTGAGAGAGATTCAACTTCCTGGAGATGCCACTGCCTCTAGAATCCAAGGCCTTGAGGCATCAACAGAATATCAAATAAAACTCAGTGGAATAAGCGGTAGTCAAAGATCTGCACTACTTGAAGCGGTTGCAGTTACAG CAACCAAGCCTACCTCTCCTGACGTGCTAACGCTGAGAATCAAAAATGCCCAAACGACCCCACAAACTGCTCGGGATACTCAACAAACTCAAACCCCAGAACCCCTTAACACTGAGGCCCCTCCCACAACAGAGGCCCCTCCAATTTCAACAGCTCCTCCCACACATGTGGCCCCTCCCATTGCAGAGGCTCCTCCCACACATGTGGCCCCTCCCATTGCAGAGGCTCCTCCCACACATGTGGCCCCTCCCATTTCAGAGGCTCCTCCcgcttctgattctgatgtaaTGAGCTCTGGGGCTGAGCCTGAGAGCTCGATCTTGGATGTAGTGAGAAACCTCACAGtcaatgtttcctcctctaGCGTCAGCCTGATGTGGTCGGCGCCCGATGAGGCGTTCGATAGCTTTTCGGTCGAGGTCAGTGCTTCATCAAAAACTCACCTGACCTCACTGCCAGGAAATATAAGGAAGGCTGAAATCGAGGGTTTGACGCCCtcaacacaatataatataacattacATGGGCTGGTGGAAGGGAAGAGATCTTTACCTCTCACAGTTTTTGCCACAACAG CTGAGCTGAAGCCCTCGGTGGTGAACCTCACCATCTCTGACAAAACATGGGACGGCTTCACTGCGTCCTGGCGCCCCGTCGATGGGGAATTTGAGACCTTTGTCATTGAGGTAACAAACTTGGAGAATTTCGCAGAGAGCCAGAACCTCACTGTGTCCGGAGACGCTCTCAGTCTGGGCATCTCGGGGCTCAATCCCAACACCAGCTACATGGTTGGCCTGTTTGGGATGCATCAGGGCTCCTTCCTTGAACCACTGTACATTGAAGCCACCACAG AGGCCGAGCCGGAGGTGGAGCATCTCTTCGTCTCAGACGTCACGGCCGACGGTTTCCGCGTGTCGTGGGCGGCCAACGACGACCTTTTCGACCGTTTTGTGATCAAAGTAAGAGACGGCAAAAGGTTAGCCCACCCGCAGGAGTACAGCGTCCGCGGGGACGAGCGCACCAAGGTTCTGACAGGACTTATGGGGGGCACCGAGTACGAAATCGAGCTCTACGGCGTCTCGTTGGACCAACGCTCCCAACCGATAACGGGGGTCGCTCAGACAG GTCTGAGCACTCCAAAGGGGCTTCACTTCTCTGAGGTGACCGACTCCTCTGCCGTGGTTCACTGGTCCATGCCTCGCTCTCCCGTCGATAACTACCGAGTCACCTACATCCCCTTTGAAGGAG GGAGCCCGATGTCGCTGACCGTGGACGGCGGCGTGTTCGAGACTCTGCTGCCCAACATGATCCCCGGCAAAGTTTACCAAGTGATCGTGAGCGCTGTGAAGGGTCTGGAGGAGAGCGACCCGAGCACCGACACCGTGACCACAG GTCTGGACAAACCTCAGGGTCTGATCGCGGTTAACGTCACCGACACGTCAGCGCTGCTCCTGTGGCAGCCGTCTGTGGCCACAGTGGACGGCTACGTCATTACTTACAGCGTTGACTCAG TGTCCCCCGTGGTGGAGCATGTTTCCGGTAACATCGTGGAGTTCGAGATGGACTCACTGTTTCCAGGAACTCACTACACAGTCGGAGTTCATGCGATGAGAGAAGCTCAGAAGAGTGACTCAGCCGTTACTGACTTCACCACAG ACGTGGACCCTCCTCGTGATCTGACAGCCGTCAACATTCAAACCGACAGCGCCACGCTCACCTGGAGACCCCCGCAGGCTGCAGTCACCGGTTACACGCTCACCTTCACCTCCGCTGATGGAACCATCAGG GAAGTGGTGCTCAGCGAGACGGCGTCCTCTTACAGCATGGCTCAGCTGACTGGCTCCACCGAGTACAACGTCCGACTGCAGGCCATCGCCGGAGCGCAGAGGAGTCGACACGTTAACACCGTCTTCACCACCA TCGGACAGCTGTACAGACGGCCCAAAGACTGCGCTCAGATTCTGCTGAACGGAGAGAGGACCTCGGGTCTGTACACCATCTACGTGGGCGGAGAGGAGACGCAGCCCATCCAGGTCTACTGTGACATGACCACGGATGGCGGAGGATGGCTG GTTTTGCTCCGACGCCAGAATGGAAAGCTGGAATTCTACAGGAACTGGAAGAACTACACGGCCGGCTTTGGAAACATGAATAATGAGTTCTGGCTGG GTCTCTCCAACCTCCATAAAATCACAAACTCTGGACATTACGAGCTGCGAGTGGACTTGAGGGATAAAGGCGAATCGGCCTACGCTCAGTACGACAAGTTGACGATCGCAGAGCCGAGAACACGTTACAAAATTTACATCGGAGCGTACAGCGGGACAGCAG GTGACTCCATGACGTACCACCAGGGGCGACCTTTCTCCACCTACGACAATGACAACGATATCGCCGTCACCAACTGCGCCCTGTCCTATAAAGGCGCCTTCTGGTATAAAAACTGCCATCGGGTGAATCTAATGGGGAAATATGGGGACGACAGTCACAGTAAG GGGATCAACTGGTTCCACTGGAAAGGCCACGAGCACTCGATCGAATTTGCAGAGATGAAGATCAGACCAGCCAACTTCAGGAATTTtgagagcagaaaaaaacgATCATAG